In Conger conger chromosome 9, fConCon1.1, whole genome shotgun sequence, the genomic stretch CTTAGCACAGGCGTGATAAGGGAGAGCGGCGAGCTCGGCTGATAATGGTAAGCAGACCGCGCAAccgacacacacccacacacccacacccacactaatGCTCTGCCCTTCTGCAGTTTCATCACTGTTACCCTGACCCTGCTTCAACATCTTCATTACACAACAGCACCTGCGTCTGCAGTCAGCAACGGTACCGCCAGAGTTTGGGGGTTTCGCCTTCAGTTTAACATGGTGGGCCTTTTGTTTAAGCCTTTATTATTCGGGTTTAATCTAGGGGTGTGAActgttaaatgtttaaaatggttAATCGAAACTGAGTTGTACAAGTTTACCAAAAATTGCTAACCGTTAGCCGAAAAAaactttctgaagctgaaaaagtaagctcagtttaaataAGTGTGCTTTCACCACATTCTGGCTGCCTAACATTCTGGCTGCTTAACTTCCGTCAGGCTAGTCGTAGCAAGCAGCCTTTGGCTATTTCAAGGGGTTAGGAATATTAACACCACAGCGAGTTGAATTATACAGTAATATACTTTAtaatgttttatatgttttatatctcttgctgttggttcacttatggTGTATTGCAAGGCATTTTTTTCAGATTCACAGAGGACTCTGTTCTGCGTTCTCTTGgttgacatgcaaattcaaactactggCAAACTGAACATAGCTTAATTTCGACTATGCCatgtaaatatacacacacgcataacatCAGGCTAAGTGTTGTGTTCTATACAACTAATGTTGGCCAGAGCtaacatgcatacattttctaGGACAGtgtaattaaaacatttctaaaatcaaGGAGAATTGTTGGCATGAAAGGAAAATCCTTAGACCAGTAGCCCATTAtatccattggatattgaaagcaaaaattccctgctttaaaaTGACCACATTAATTCTGTCACCACAAAGATTGCCCTGCGCCATATGAAATCAAATGTATTGGCAAGGTTTACagtaacataaaaatataagccGTTGCAACCGTTTacaactgatgatttgtcacatgcCAAGTTCAATCAGTCCATCAAGCCACCAGTATTGCTATTGAGAGGACAAACAAATCTGGCCGCTTTTCAACTCAAACAATGCCAGATTTACAACAACACAAATTTACTTTTATCAAACATTGAAATCGTTCAGCTACAATTAATTATGCATGCTTAAAACAGTTTTCCAATTCCAGAACGTGAATTCTCATTATATTATGCCTTTCCcaccattttattcaatatttttccTGCCTTATTACACCCTGCGTACGGTTTCTTCTGAGAAGCACTTTGTGCTGCCACTtacagacaagctgaaacggaagtCAGAGCAGCACTAGCATCAGGGAGTGGATTCTGACTGAGGTTAAAGTAGGGGGAAGCAGTGCTATATCCTATGGAGGGGATGAATACGCTCCACTGCCTGAAAGGATATAAGCAATtctatcatttatttataatatatactttaagatgtgCTCGTATGGCCATGAAAAACttactaaattgaggaaaaagtcaATTCTGatttcagctcgtctttaaAGCCAATTATGACTTCTGACATCCTGTATTTCAGGTCCTGGTTCTTGGTTTACAGGATGGATGGCTGGGACAGAAAGTAGAAAAGTAAAAGAAGATTGTGGGAACTGCTGTAACACTGAACTGGTGTGCTGAAATATGTCATTGGAAACACTTAGGCAAgtatcaaaatataaataaggtCTACATTCCCACTAATCCCTACGTGAAGGGAATATTGGTACGCTCCATTACTATGGTAACTCAACACCATTTCTGTAAAGAACAACAGTTCATGCACTAAATGCTGAATATATTGGTAAGGTGTAGCGGTGGTAGAGGCACCCAGGATGTTACATGTAAACAAGCAGGGAAGATTTCATCTGCCCCGCTTGAACTTTCCTGTACTAGGATGATATGGTTCCAGCACAGAAGTCTTCCGTTGAACGGTTCAAAAACAGAGGCCATATAAATCTGACAACCCTATCTATTGCTTTTCAGAAATTTAGCAGGTGCTCTCAGCAAGAACATATTGTAAAGCAGAGTACAGGTGCATAAACTGGCCGGTACATCcttttcagctgggtgatattCGGGCACTACATACACAGTATTGATTTACATATCAACTGAACATAAAACACCACCTCCgaacatttaaaacaactgtAGGCATCGAATTGCTCGCTGCACGTATGAGCATGTCAAAACTATTAGCGCCTAGGCAACGAGGCAATCCATTTAGGGCTGCTCCTCCTGCCGCCACAACACAAGAATTAGGGCCGGCAATTTGATATCATTTGCTACACAGAACGCCGACTCCATTAGAGTATGCAGCTATCGATGTACAGATCGTTAGCGAGAAAAGGCCTCAACACTAAATTCAGAAAATCAGTTATTGTGCGGGGGCAATCATTCCATTTTCATTCGTTGTGACCGAAATAAAAGTAAACGAGGTGAAAGAATGGAGCGTTCAGAACGTCTGACACCAGCCAACTGTGAGAGGCTCTGCGTGCggagaataaacaaacaaacgcatATCCATTCTCTCTGCACCCGCACTTTTAAACAGACGATATTCAGACGATGATGTGGGCGGTGAGAGGGAAGAGTTAACCTCAGAAGTACAGCGTGGCTCAGTTCACTCATTGTTTTAGGAACAAAGACATGCTTCTCTCAAGGAGTACAGCGAAAAAGTTTAAGCTTCCAAAATAAAAGGGAGTGCTCCAGAGACGAAGCGGAAAGGTACGTTGTGctttaaataaaacagaaaacatttgcTTACAATGCTGCTCATGCTACACTTCTTGGGGTGCTACACCAATTACTGCAGACAAGAGTACAGCAaaactcaaacacaaaacacacaatacattattCAAATGCAAACATCACTGTTTCAATTTTAAATGACAATTATGTACCATGTACAATTTCCACTGAAATTGAGCATACCTAAACTCAACAtccatgaatattcatgaaatatCTACCCCAAAGACCCAAGTTTACAGCGTGGTCTAGTGAATACTATAAAATGGCCGACAACACAACTAGAATAGCCAATAATAAAGCTAAGATTCTGAAACTTTCTCGGGATTGTCACAATATGCGCAAGGTTTACACAAGCAGAggtttaaacaaaaacatacaattagaAATATGGGATATCCCATAAAGCGGGGGTCTCGAACTCCAGTCACAGAGAACCACAGTCTGCAGACTTTAGCATTTCACTTTCCATCCACAGCCAATTTAGGCCTTGGAATCAAGGTGCGAGAACTCTTCACCCAACCGGCGCCTTACGCACGGACATGCTGAAACACACTAGGGTTTCATCCCCGCATTTAAGCGTTACACAAATGACACCACTGATTCATCTGGTTAAGTCACAAAAGTAAGAATGCAGCAATCCTGGGACCGTTTAAAACAGCTTGGTGAAGAGGAGGCTGCTATGGACATTGTGCAGTGAACACTACACAGGGCCTGACGAGCAGCAAGCCTACACACTGAGAACGAGGAGGGCCGTTTAACCCTCACCCCTCAAACCTGCTAAAATAGCCAGACTTTTTTTTGGACATGCATTAGCTTCACAACAACTTTGTAAAACCACGACTGAAATAAAGGTTTAATTTCAACAGAACATGGTCACTTAAACAGCTCATGGTCCAAACAGCAACAGAGAAAGTGCTCCGTCCTATCAAAAAACTTCCACAGCATACATGTTCTCTGACACCAGGACACGCCTACCAACAATTACATAAGACCTGTTTATTATACCACCTAACTACGGCTCAACGCGTCATGCTAACACCAGCCAACACATCAAACAGGCGCTTTACTCACCACACTCACAAATTACTACCGAGAGGCTAATTCTACTCGGAGCGAACAAACCTGGCACCTCATGTCCATATAGGCTACAGTTACTCATGTTTTCCTTTCAAAATTTATTTCCACCAGGAACTTAATTGCCATTTTCTAGAtgcagaaacatttattttttttctcaaggcTCACTAAAGTCAGATTGCTTGGTCGAGAACAAACTAACGAAAAACTTCTCGAATTTTAATGAGCATAAAGTGGTGCTAATGGACCTATGGAGCCCTAAACTAGGTCAGCAGTAGCTTAATAACCCTTTCGGGTTTGCAGCTTGAAAACAGCAAGACATTCCTGTGACATTTGGATGGGACTTTCTTTTGATTTAACAAGTTGTATCCCCACAGAACAGTGGTTGAGTCTCCTCAAAGCCCCTTTCTATGAAACGGGGCAAGGCACGTCATGTAGATCACTGCATGACTTTCctaaaaaataaagagaaaatacACTGCTTCTCCCAGAAAGCACCTCTGATTGGTTTCAGTGAGAACAGACAGGTGAAATGTACACAAGGAAGAAGAGGACAGCTCATCATGAGAaaaccctgtccctgtccatCAGACTGAAACAATCCACTAATCTACTAGCAAGTTGCATTCAAACAGTTTTGGGATTGGGGCTCTCCACAAGTCTTAAGTTGATGCTACACAAGGCAACTTTTTGGGCAACAGTTGCAGCAACAGGCAACCAATGATACAGTGAGAAACTAGTGTTGGCAACAGGCAAATAGCAACTTTGCACCTGAAGAATAATTTTGAGTCACTGGCTCAATTTAGACAGTTGGCAGAGACCGCTATGAAGGAGGCTGAAACCTATTCTGCggtaacagaaacagaaacttaCTGTCTGATAATGTTTTACTCTGGTAACTAGTGATATCTTAGTAGTGCACTTTTTCATGCACAGGAAATACACTAGACAAATTATTGCAAGCGTGGTTGATGTTAAACTGTCATCCACTACACACATTTATGCTTGGCGACTTATATAATTGTAGTATTTAGAGACTTCCTAGTTGATATTGCCTGCAAGCTAAATGTATTACTCCTATCTTTGATATTATGGTATTGGAACAGCACATCAGAAAATGTAGCTGGCTAGCAATCTCATGACAGTAGATCAGTTTAACATCAACCACACTTTAAATAATTAGTCTGTTTTCTGTACATATCAATTTATGCCATCACAAGAGTATCGCAACTTACCAGAGAAAAACGTCATCACAAACTCCACAGGTGCTTAAAATTTCAGTTGAATAACAGCACGATGATTGGATGATTAACAAATGCCCTGGATAAAGAATGAAGTTGCCCGTCCCCTCCGATTACCGATTAATGGTTACTGGCAACGTTGTTGGCAACTGTTGCCCAGGAATCCACGTAGCATTGCCTTTATGGACAATTAGCCTACTAACTGACAAATCAGTGCCAATTTAAAAGTGATGGAATGAGACTTAATAAAAGGTTTCAATAAGCCAACTAGGTAAAGGGCATGCATCTGGTTTGTTACAAGGATGGGCACCTACCACATGGGTAAAAAATGACTACTTCCTCAGTGTGAAAGTAGGCTGAACTTCCCCTAGCCAATACCACGTGCACAAAAACTACACAGTGCATCTGACATTATTAGGTTTCCGTTACATATTCGCCTGATTATTTGGCCTTACGGAGCTATGCCCTTAAACTTGGCTAATATGTAATTCACAGAATTAAACAGCAGAACTGAAAGCAGGACACTATccataaaagttttttttttttttttttaattggggaAGGGGTTGCAGCAGACTGGTCTAGAAAGTACATTTGTCAGGGACGGGTCTGTTCATAACAAAGGGTGGAAAAAGTTTCATATGGAGAGAGTTCAGGGTCCAATGCAGGAAGTGAGGGGAaaacatgcaccacacacaaGCATGGGAACAGGCGGTCTAAAGAACAAATGCtagcatacagtatgttaagTTGAACTAAACATTTGGTTTCTAGCTAACCACCGCTCAAGTCAGAACTAAACTCACTTACCCAATTGATCACGATTGGGTCTCAATTTCTAAAACCACACTCTTTCCCGCATTCGTAGCCTTATTACATCTCTATTTACTGACAGTCCAAATATAATGTTTCCCTAAACCCTCGTGTActctgtcccctttgacagtcTCCGTAAGGTCTTGGTGATCGGCGGTTGACACTTCACCGATAGATCCCACAATGATCATCTATTGTTTGTTAGCTAGCCACTGTAATTAGCtactcaagcacacacaggcaacaCCCGGAAATCAACACTGAAATTCGGCCGCCGTTCCCATTACCAACACAAATACGGTGATTATACAAGCACTGACTGGCTAcatggctagctaacgttaccccGGAAACGTGTATTAATATCTGCCACGaagttaattattatttaagcTACCACTTAAAAAGTTTCACAGCATCACTGTCGACTACCTAACCAGTAAACGATTATCATCCAAAAAGCAAACCGATTAAGATacctagctaatgttagccaacTCTCCATGGATGTCGAATTGAGATAGCTAGCTGCTACCATACACCACCCCCCGAACTACTGCGGTAAACAACCCAAACCCGGTTATTTTAcgagacaacaacaacaaccgaaTGTATTACATTGAACTGGTTAAGAATACATCTACGTCAGTGTGACGACCGTGCAATATGAGCAGTACCGACCGTAGATTTGACCATTTTAGAGCACCGCAGAAGCCCGTCTGCGGCGACAATACATGGCCTTGTCTCCTGGACACAAAAACTGATAAACCAGCGCCCCAGAAACAGTCCCAAAATGGAATCTTATTTTCGTGAAATTGAGTAAAGACTGGAAAGTGACCTGTATATGCTTTGCTTCGCAGGCTCGGTCTGTTTCAAGGGGGTAAAGGTTCTTTGAGTCTACAGGTCGCCAGCGATAACAAAAGAGGCCCAAACACCCAGGACAGGAAGACCGATacaagaggaggaagagacgggagggaacggggggggggggggtgtgggcaACAcaggttgaaaaaaatatttataaaaacatgaataatccacggacacacaaaatacatatactatactgtgaaatgtgtttttaagcTCTCGCGGGCCTAAAATTGCCCATTTACTTACAGGCGGAGTGGGTGGATGGTAACGGATTTCAGCCCCAGAACTCTCCAACTCCCTGGCTTTCACTCCGACAACATGGCGGCTCAATCGGGCTGGCTGCCgcgttgcattgtgggaagaaaGCTAGCCGAATGTGTGGTTCATTGCGCCAAGAGGGGAGTGTCGCACGAGCTCTTTGTTAAAAGGTTGCATGCTGTGCAGAAATACATCGCTCCATACTTAACAATATTGACATAACCACTTTcctgtataaaatatataaatgctcACGGTGGACCAATTTTAGTCCCCCACCGTGCTCAATGTATAACGGATTATAATTGTTCTTGATATGTCACGGTAAACAGTGATTTAAACGCATGGACCTCTATTACAGACATTTTACTCATCGACATGTTCGTCTGTAAAATTGATTCACCCCTTACACTGAAATGTCTGTTATTTACTTTGACGCTACTTTTCTCGAATGTACAAGAGAGCCAAGCTCCATACACCATTAAAATTCTACTTTTCAATTATTGCTTATTTTACTCGTGTTACGTTTTTCAAAGAAATTGCCCAGCACCCTTTCACGTCTGATTCAGCACCTATGATTGAATGTATCCATTACGTCATATCAGGTGCATTCTTGTTAGAAACAGACATTTTGACCCAGCAAGCCATTTTAACCACATCCCCTTCAGTTCAGTTGCagattttaaacaaatgtattcagGCTAGATAGTCACTGTGCAGTTCACTTGCATATTCCAAATAAGTTGAGAAAGATGAAGCTATCTCAAACTATCAAACTAAGATATCTAAAATGTCTGCTTCAGACACGTGAAATAATCCGTCCATCGATACGGGCAATAAACCCAATATATCTCTAATTGATGTGAAGATATAACCCCCGACATTATTTATGGTTTGGTACAGAGTACTACTTAAATGTTTATGTTGGTTTGAAGGTAAAGCGAAAGTATACATAGGACAttttgttaaatgtttaaacaaCTTGCTGTAATAGGTGCACACAGGAAATCAATGTTCAAATCAGAAGCCAAAGAAAGTATGCTGCGAATCTACAATCTGTACTAAAACCTAGCCCCTGTTTCAGATTCAGCAACgataaaaaccaaaacattgaGGCACGTGGTCGCCTTATGGACGAAGCCCTTATCTTCTCAATCTTCACTTTTCCAGACAATCGTTAATGGCGTGAGAATTATTCCTTTGTTCAGACGCTTGCATTGTGCGCCCTCTAATGGTTAAACTCTCAAAGTGCTGTCCCACGAGAACGGCGGAAGGAACGGCGGTCTCAGTGCTGCTAGCGGTCTGATGGTAGGAACCAATATCACTGGTCTTCATAAATTTGGTTATTGTACATAGTGCAGTTTTGTACAACCTCATCAACATCTCTCCAATGAAAAACCTGGTTCAGAATGAATACGAGGTTCCAACGTTTTCTGTACAGTAGCCAACATACACTACGATGCTTTTTGGTACGTTTAAGCAACATACAGAGGAGGAGGCAGCAACTAACtggaaacaatttttttttattccacaatAGCTCAAATCTCCCATTCCTATCTCCCTGTATGGTCTCTTCAGTGGCACACgtcactcaagcacacacacacacgcacacacacgcacacgcacgcacacgcacgcacacacacacgcacacacacgcacacacacacacacacacacacacacacacacacacagttttacaaCTGTCACAGAAAGGCGATAGAAAAGTGTGGCATGCAATGCAGACTGCAAGCTCTTGTGCTAAGTCTTTAAGCGATCCCATCTATTCCCTCCACACAACTGCTCTCAGTATGAGTTCTGCTCTTCGTATGCTCTCTGCCGCCTGCACCCAGGGATAGAAAGCATACTGGACAGGTAGGGAGAGAATgcaggtgagagaaagaggtgcCTTTGATGGAAAAATGAAGAATGCTGAGATGAAagagacacagcacagagacaagcATCAGAGTCAGAGGTATCCAAGGTGACAggcttcaataaaaaaaaacctttctcaaatatttacatgcacacaaacctaCATCACTTTTCCCAGAAACACTAATCACTGATCTATGTTAACATCAAATGctaagataataaaaaataaaagtctggAATTTGCACAGGAAACCAAACAAgtaatcaaacaaaataaataactagcCACAAGTGCCTCTGCTCCATACACGGAGAGGTGTGGAGCGCGTGTTCAGGCTGGAGTGGACTCTGTAGAATGTCGCCTGACCCCACAGAGTGCCGTTCAGCCGTTCAGCCTCCTCGTTAACCTGCAGGGGACGCGTCAGCTCTGAGGTAACAACTACATGCTCGCAGGAGACTCCATGCAGGCAGAGGTCAAGGGTCAGATGTCATAGGTCAGTTTATTCCACAGTCCAGTGTGGATAAGTTGTTTGACCTTTGAAAGTCTCCAGTTTCCAGACCTTGCCCTAAAACCCAGTCCCCTCCATCAGCACCGGCATCTGTGCCATTCCAGCCCTACCCCTGCGGAGCTGGCTGAGCTGGTGCTCCCTCAGCGAGCCGTGCCTGGAGCTCCACCGTCTCCTGAGCATCACTGGAGAGCCAAGCGGGAAGATGAGCTGCCATAATGCAAAGGCTTCAGTCCTTCAcgtgaaaataaatatgtcatttaaaacctttcatttctttaaaaataaggagagagagagagagagagagagaaagagagagagagagagagagagagagagagagcgagcgagacgAGAAGGAGCGAGCTGAGATCGGCCTGGCCCCGCCACGCCGCACCCGGGCCCGGACCCCATTCCCTGAACTAGACCCATGGGAACCACACGTAAACCTCCACCACAGAGTAAaaaaagccaaaagaacagacataATCACAGTTAGAAAAGCAGAGTGATCCAACCCACAGTGTCTCTCAGATGGGCCCTGAGATTCGTTCAATCACAGCACTGGGTGCAGTTCCCCCAGGCCTACAGCAGGGGGCTCCTTGAGACAGTTTTCTCAAGTTACAATCAGAGGCTACACAGAAACAAAAGAATTCTACGTaagacaattttgcaaagatGCTGCAGCATTTCCCCCTCAGAGGCAAGCCTCCTGATCTTCCCTGTTGGTTCTCTTGTCTCCCATCCGTGGGCTGATGTCACCTACCCTGCGCTGGGAggagacagggtgggggggagagggttcAGTCAGAGCATATAGGCACCGAGCATGTAAGTTAAGCATTAACAGTTGACAACTATTCCAACTTAATGTACACTTTTATCTGAAAAATAATGAGTTATACAAATTTAAATGAaccatgcatatactgtataatgtttgatacattttcaattaaagGAGTAGAGATTCCATatgtaaacaaaaaagaaaatgtaaatactaCAAATGATTATCACTGttgaagaggttcagcagtgtaaaacaaaaatgcatagtGAAACACAGGAAATGTAATTCAAAGGAGAATATTGCTACCATACAAAATGTTTACCAAACATCAATGTGTCTCACTGCATAATATGTAATGCAGTAGCCAATTGGAAACAGTCCTCTGTATTCAGGGATGAATATGTGTGAAATGCTCCTTAAAAAGTGAGCAAAGCAAGTACAAGGCTTCTCTAGCACATCCCCAGCAGTGCTGGAAGAAGGGAACATGACTGTCATTTATACAGCTGTCAAAAGCATGAAATCAAAGGTTGAGCTGGAGATGTATTTCTTCTGAGTATGGCTGAATTGTTCCTCATTGAAATTCTGGTTACATACTGCAAATGTCACATACAATATCATCTCACCGACCACGGCTTTGTCAATCACAGTTACGATTTCATGTGATTTATTAATTGTGAACAGTGCTACTTATGGTGGCATTTCACTTTGATTATCCAAGGGTCAAAGTGCATTTAGCAGGTCTAAATCTGAATACTGATATACAGATTTAGTAGCCACAGACGCGTGTCTGGCTACTGTCTGCCCCCATGTCCTGGTGTATGGGATGAGTCTGTCACGGCAAGGAGACTATAGTTCTAACAAATGTATTGAGGAATGAACTGCAGAGCTGTGTGTAACAAAATTGTTAAGACAGTTTCATTtcgtcacacacacccacccagtTCCATCCACACCCACTCACAGAGCAGTGAAGTGTGTGCACCCCGCACCGTTGAACAATATTGGCAAACAATGAGTTTCTTATTACACCTTGCCCCGTGAGGATGCTAGCAATAGTCTAGAACAGGCACGTTTGGGATTCAGTTCCAGACCAGCCGGCACAACCCAGCACCAAGATCAAGTGCTTCAGCTGCCCCAGAGCCCCCAGAATGGTGGTAGTCTCTCAGGGATCCATCCTCTTAACTCCCAAAGGCCTACAGACTCAAGGAATTATCAAGCAAGGATTTATCAATTGTGGGCTAATTTAGGACCTTAAGCCCAGCAGTGCAGATGGAGGAGGGGCAGTCCTGAATGTCCATTGGGGAATGGCCTCTAAACACCACGCGTATACAGGTTGTGTGTTCATGGAAGGGTACAGGGAGGGGGTACTGACGTGTACAGGGGCTGTAGCTGGAGGTGTGATGTCTTCTGGGGGGGCTGGTAGCCATACGAGTCGAACCCACCAATGAAATcaactgtgtgagagagggtagAAACAGGTCATCCAGTCGCTACCAGTATGACATACCAGTTCTTTCCCTGGTTACATCACTTACATTAAGCAAATATTAAGCAAACACttacatgcaataaacatacacTCCTGTTACTTTTATTGAAGTAATTAAGCTTGAGTGCCTTGCTTAATGGTATGGGAATTGAAACCACAACCTTCCAGTAACAAGCCCAGTTTCCTCACCATTATACTTCCCAGGTGCCCCTTATCTTTGCATCATTGCACATGGAGCCCTGCCAATTACATCATCCTCACCGCCAGAGGCTTTTCTCACCCGGATGACATCATCCTGCTTTCCCAGTCACTAAGCCATGCGCTCCCTGGTGACATCACCCTAATCTCTCATCCCCTCCAACAGCACCAGAGCACATCCCCCCCCCTTTAGTGACATCACACTTACAGCTGTCCTCGTCATCCAGGAACACCTTGCTGACGTAACAGGCGTACACAAACCCGAAGAGCTGCAAGAGAGGAAGGCGACACGGTGAGACCGCAGCAgatggagcagagagagggccgGGGATAAGGGCTGGGGGGCGCTACTCACCGCCAGAAAGACCTGCAAGGCCGAGCTGACCACCTCAATGTACTGGTAGTCCAGCAGGCAACCGGACACCGTAATGACATGGTGGTCATCCGGAGCCAAGATAGAGTTTGTCACCGGAGTGACCAGGCAGCCCGGCCCGTTCTCCATCCACCAGGACCGGTGTAGAGACGTGTTAAAGGTCATCAAGAAGTCTCTGTCCTGTGAACAGTGAAGGGACACAATTCACATTTCAATGTACTGTCCTTTCAAGAGGACATGCATCATCTCACAGCTCAATAAAAGATGGATATGTGCATAAAAACTGCATACCAACAGCAGGAAAATATTCTTCAGTGGAAGACTAGCATTATGCGGACACCCTAGACCTACATTCCATAGTCAATGCCTTTTGGAGTAAAAGCTAGTTTATAGTCCAGAGACAGAGAATTTCTGCAACTGATGACATGCAGTGGATGTCACTGGTCACAGCAACATTTGGTTTTTACTTTTGGACAATGACCACAGTCTATGGGTGACAATAGAACATTTTGTGATTTCAGTCGAGCGGCACTCTGCTGCTGGACTATAAACTAGTCTTAAAACTCTGCCTTAAACCACTATTCCACATTGGAGACAAAGTTACATTCAAGTTCAAGTTACAAAGTTATATTTGATCTGACTGGGTTTTATCAAAGCATCAGAGTTGAGTGCTTCATGTTGCTGGTGACCAGACCTACTGATGTGTTGAGCAAGACAGGATCATCACAGGAGCCAAGGTTTTAACAATGCCAGTgttactgcacacagacaggctgcTGTTAGACCACACTCACCTGGGACAGGTGCCCCACCTCCAGGTAGAAGCAAATGATGAATGAGTTCCAGCCGACCCAGAGAACCAGCCACAGTGCATACTGTGAAGAGATACACATCAGCCAAAATGTTTAACAGCTAGATGGCTACTCTTTAAGTATGTCGCAAAATGTTCTcgcaatgttgctgccatgtaggtGCAATGCTAAAACATTGTCGAAACATTCCAGGAATACTGTGAGAACATTTCATGTTAgctagggtgtgtgtgtgtgtgtgtgtgtgtgtgtgtgtgtgtgtgtgtgtgtgtgtgtgtgtgtgtgtgtgtgtgtgtgtgtgtgtgtgtgtgtgtgtgtgtgtgtgtgtgtgtgtgtgtgtgtgtgtgtgtggacataccAGGATGAGGTAGCGAGAGCGGAACTGCACAGTGCCGAAGATTCCCAGTATCACAGCCATAATGTGCAGGAAGTTGGCCAGGATAGGTGCCCATTGATATCCCAGGAAGTCAAAGACTTGCCTCTCCAGAGCAGCCGCCTAAAAAAGACACAGGGAAATCCCTGATGACAGCTACAAAAAGCACAACCGTCAGGCTGTTTGGCACAAATGCAGCTTACACAAAAATGCTCATTACCCCACGTCAAGCATCAAACATCAACCTTAAATGACCCTCGCCT encodes the following:
- the nkain1 gene encoding sodium/potassium-transporting ATPase subunit beta-1-interacting protein 1 isoform X2; amino-acid sequence: MGKCNGRCTLVVICSLQLAAALERQVFDFLGYQWAPILANFLHIMAVILGIFGTVQFRSRYLILYALWLVLWVGWNSFIICFYLEVGHLSQDRDFLMTFNTSLHRSWWMENGPGCLVTPVTNSILAPDDHHVITVSGCLLDYQYIEVVSSALQVFLALFGFVYACYVSKVFLDDEDSFDFIGGFDSYGYQPPQKTSHLQLQPLYTAG
- the nkain1 gene encoding sodium/potassium-transporting ATPase subunit beta-1-interacting protein 1 isoform X1, with the protein product MGKCNGRCTLVVICSLQLAAALERQVFDFLGYQWAPILANFLHIMAVILGIFGTVQFRSRYLILYALWLVLWVGWNSFIICFYLEVGHLSQDRDFLMTFNTSLHRSWWMENGPGCLVTPVTNSILAPDDHHVITVSGCLLDYQYIEVVSSALQVFLALFGFVYACYVSKVFLDDEDSFDFIGGFDSYGYQPPQKTSHLQLQPLYTVGDISPRMGDKRTNREDQEACL